The nucleotide sequence GGGGGCAAAGTCCAAGTGCCGTATCTGATCGATCCCAACTCAAAGGTCGAGATGTATGAGTCGGATGACATTGTCGCGTACCTGGAAAAGCAGTATGGCGCGGGTCCCCGGACCGCGGGGCGCCGCACGGCCGCCCGCTGATTGACGTTGTCGGCTGCGCGCCGCCACCGCGCTGCGTTGCTACGCGAGTTCCTCGATTACTACTACGCCGCTTCAAACAACCCCCTCCTGGTCGTGTGCCATTCTGTGGCACTGACTCCCAGGCGGTCAGACAACGTGGGCTGGCAGGCCGTTGAACCCTTCGAGCCAAGCATGTTACGGGTGCCTCATGCCGCCG is from Candidatus Binatia bacterium and encodes:
- a CDS encoding glutathione S-transferase N-terminal domain-containing protein, giving the protein KPLTLYNMEGSPYCRKVRETLSELDLEHIVRNVPKGSPKRAELEKRGGKVQVPYLIDPNSKVEMYESDDIVAYLEKQYGAGPRTAGRRTAAR